From Musa acuminata AAA Group cultivar baxijiao chromosome BXJ3-8, Cavendish_Baxijiao_AAA, whole genome shotgun sequence, one genomic window encodes:
- the LOC135645796 gene encoding pathogenesis-related protein 1-like produces the protein MVTGCCTNEVTVNVSVHRMWKAAACEDHILLPKIIPEYFAGAELVGDGEAGSTKTFHFTPAAEPLTFVKDHVEVLDHGSHTMRYKAIEGGHLGRTLKSHAFEVKFEATGADSCVVKTKTEYDTIDDAPLPEDEVQKMTDVPVRMMKSVEAYLIANPGVCA, from the exons ATGGTCACCGGCTGCTGCACCAACGAGGTGACGGTCAACGTCAGCGTCCACAGGATGTGGAAGGCGGCCGCCTGCGAGGATCACATCCTGCTGCCAAAGATCATTCCTGAGTACTTCGCTGGCGCAGAGCTCGTCGGCGATGGCGAAGCTGGCAGCACAAAGACCTTCCACTTCACTCCAG CCGCAGAGCCACTGACCTTCGTGAAGGACCACGTTGAGGTGTTGGACCACGGAAGCCACACGATGAGGTACAAGGCGATCGAAGGAGGTCACCTCGGCCGAACGCTCAAGTCGCACGCGTTCGAGGTCAAGTTCGAAGCGACGGGCGCCGACAGCTGTGTCGTGAAGACCAAGACCGAATACGATACGATCGACGACGCGCCGCTGCCGGAGGACGAGGTGCAGAAGATGACGGACGTGCCAGTACGGATGATGAAGTCGGTGGAAGCCTATCTGATAGCCAACCCCGGTGTTTGTGCCTGA